In a single window of the Renibacterium salmoninarum ATCC 33209 genome:
- a CDS encoding alpha/beta hydrolase yields the protein MQKFAYGNDSAQYGELYLPTGSASVAGVAVVIHGGYWRSTYGAELGKPLAADLAAHGITAWNIEYRLAGNGGGWPATFEDVAAAIDKLADLGVDTAKVVLVGHSAGGQLAAWAGGRAKLPAGTPGAAPKILATAVVSQSGVLDLKAARELNLSDGAVVNLLGGSPSDVQYRLADPMQQLPLGIPVDVVYGEMDTTVPPQISKDYAAAAKSAGDPVELIAVPGDHFALIDVSTPAWAKCRELALRALS from the coding sequence ATGCAGAAGTTCGCTTATGGGAACGATTCCGCGCAATACGGGGAGCTTTATCTGCCTACTGGATCGGCGTCAGTTGCTGGCGTTGCTGTGGTGATCCATGGTGGTTATTGGCGCTCTACCTACGGCGCTGAATTGGGCAAACCTTTAGCCGCAGATTTGGCGGCACATGGCATAACAGCCTGGAATATTGAGTATCGTCTAGCCGGAAATGGCGGCGGCTGGCCGGCAACTTTCGAGGATGTCGCCGCGGCGATCGACAAGCTGGCCGACTTGGGCGTAGACACCGCGAAGGTAGTACTGGTGGGGCATTCAGCTGGCGGGCAGCTTGCCGCTTGGGCTGGCGGTCGGGCGAAGTTGCCCGCTGGCACGCCAGGTGCTGCGCCGAAAATCTTGGCGACCGCCGTCGTCAGTCAATCTGGAGTGTTGGATCTCAAGGCCGCGCGCGAGCTGAATCTGAGCGATGGTGCTGTGGTCAATCTGCTCGGCGGATCGCCGTCGGATGTGCAATACCGGTTGGCGGACCCCATGCAGCAACTACCGCTGGGGATCCCAGTAGATGTTGTTTACGGCGAGATGGACACTACTGTCCCGCCACAGATTTCCAAAGACTACGCGGCCGCAGCAAAGTCTGCTGGCGATCCAGTTGAGTTAATTGCGGTTCCCGGCGACCATTTTGCCCTGATCGACGTTTCGACGCCGGCCTGGGCAAAGTGCCGAGAGCTGGCGTTGCGGGCATTGAGCTAG
- a CDS encoding GTP pyrophosphokinase has product MSTQWDRLDERLQPTVAANVAVYERIRPALEAVTADVEARIRAMFHDVEVKPLFVSSRTKSVESFREKASRTLEADGEQVLQFPDPLRNLIDLVGVRVITTLPNENAAAANLIKRRRAIFDCRGDREKDIGSIESGTYGYSSRHLILRTIQNEAVRAYQEALYAEGKPNGSYLFEYQIRTGFAHAWSEIEHDIRFKAEDRRAWSPYFDRQFTATAAMLETVDSTFSDLHERYETVTSFWDEAGEGGTALSPERIKYIWQTLLPHVDRKSDDDWGWATELLAAHGLVRTVDLAALLQSASISHVRKALDHRYSPGPDRLLDDLLLWRYGPEHIELTAADDESRRDSLQRRWRQMQSYRSTATL; this is encoded by the coding sequence ATGAGCACGCAATGGGACCGATTGGATGAGCGGTTACAGCCAACAGTCGCTGCGAACGTAGCCGTTTACGAGCGGATTCGGCCTGCCCTCGAAGCAGTCACTGCAGACGTTGAGGCTCGGATTCGGGCCATGTTCCACGACGTCGAGGTCAAACCGCTTTTTGTCTCCAGCCGCACTAAGTCCGTTGAGTCCTTTCGAGAAAAGGCTTCTAGGACTCTTGAGGCGGATGGCGAACAAGTGCTCCAGTTCCCGGATCCGCTGCGAAATTTGATTGATCTTGTCGGCGTCCGGGTAATCACCACGTTGCCCAACGAGAACGCTGCCGCGGCAAACCTCATCAAACGTCGACGCGCAATTTTCGATTGCCGGGGTGACCGAGAAAAAGACATTGGCTCCATTGAGTCCGGCACCTACGGCTATTCAAGCAGGCACTTGATTCTGCGTACCATTCAAAACGAGGCGGTCCGGGCCTATCAAGAAGCCCTCTATGCCGAAGGTAAACCGAACGGTAGCTACCTCTTTGAATACCAGATCCGTACCGGTTTTGCGCACGCATGGAGCGAGATCGAGCATGATATTCGCTTCAAAGCAGAAGATCGCCGCGCTTGGAGCCCCTACTTTGATCGGCAGTTCACCGCGACGGCGGCCATGTTAGAGACCGTCGACAGCACCTTTTCGGATTTGCACGAGCGTTATGAAACGGTCACTAGTTTTTGGGATGAAGCTGGTGAAGGTGGCACCGCGCTTTCGCCAGAACGGATCAAATACATCTGGCAGACATTATTGCCCCACGTAGACCGCAAATCCGATGACGACTGGGGCTGGGCAACGGAGCTGCTTGCCGCGCATGGACTTGTGCGGACGGTCGATCTTGCCGCGCTACTTCAGTCCGCATCGATATCGCATGTTCGCAAGGCCCTGGATCACCGATACTCCCCCGGACCAGACCGGCTGCTCGACGATCTCTTGCTGTGGCGTTACGGTCCAGAGCATATTGAACTCACCGCTGCGGACGACGAAAGCCGCCGGGACAGTCTGCAAAGGCGATGGCGGCAAATGCAGAGCTATCGGAGCACTGCAACGCTTTAG
- a CDS encoding S8 family serine peptidase, translating to MFRLRSNQDFVAGFGNAITLNAGVSSAKDVIAVAAAKWSTPTVPESFSSRGPVTQYFNQNGVALANAEVRNKPEVMAPDGVATTVQGFAAFYGTSAAAPAVAGAVAMAVSAYPAATPAKIREWIASGNATTSAADGYGPTRVGTGLIQADLLVGLAKAQADTDAAAAAQSNNE from the coding sequence TTGTTTCGCTTGCGGTCAAACCAGGATTTTGTAGCCGGCTTCGGCAATGCAATTACGCTCAACGCCGGTGTCTCATCGGCAAAAGACGTCATCGCAGTTGCCGCTGCGAAATGGTCCACGCCAACGGTTCCAGAGAGCTTCAGCTCACGCGGCCCGGTGACGCAGTACTTCAATCAAAACGGGGTGGCGCTAGCCAACGCGGAAGTGCGCAATAAGCCCGAGGTGATGGCGCCCGACGGCGTGGCCACCACCGTGCAGGGATTTGCTGCTTTTTACGGCACTAGTGCGGCGGCTCCCGCGGTCGCCGGTGCGGTAGCGATGGCAGTTTCGGCTTACCCTGCCGCAACGCCCGCAAAAATCAGGGAGTGGATTGCCTCCGGCAACGCCACAACATCGGCTGCTGATGGCTACGGCCCAACGCGGGTGGGCACTGGCCTGATTCAGGCGGATCTTCTTGTTGGCCTGGCGAAAGCTCAAGCGGACACGGATGCTGCTGCGGCAGCTCAGAGCAACAACGAGTAA
- a CDS encoding S8 family peptidase has product MNRLHGKAATLFLVSLISAATLSVGSGTATAAAAEQGSSSFAPDDKTLSTPLAAIATANDAPQSSLASAVREQLDSASKVTDAAGQLPVEISVAKGALQQVAGELRKLGLSKLDLVDAGALSAIHTSISAQQLKTVGKLDGVRRVAPANAGKSTDAGAVTSQGDAVIKGPEARKTTKDKPTSADGAGVYVGVISDSINRKSVEVADPDNPGATKTVSGIEAAQASGDLPATVNVLNDGPANTVAEPNNSSDEGQAMAQIIYDEAPGITQFAFASASEESKSVAINRLVNAGVKVIADDIYDITDPVYQDDPSAVAAENAVSHGISYVTSAGNRGGNSAFETQPAFVADKSKKEANPAKPVNPALEDFGNGVTNKKIATIANKGSVYYDLQWKEGWGTAKSDLGLRLVNSAGKLLTATSLSDDDDVASGIPQEGVSYKNTTGRAVDVYVQITHKRGTPAPSLLRLRSNKDFVAGFGNAITVNAGVSSAKGVIAAAASDWSTPTVPEECSSRGPVTHYFDQNGVALATPAVINKPDVMAPDGVATTVDGFDAFSGTSAAAPATAGAAALALTAYPAATPAQIKTWITSGNATTPAAQGYGANRVGSGLIQADLLVGLAKAQADAVAANAKK; this is encoded by the coding sequence ATGAATCGTCTGCACGGAAAAGCCGCAACGCTTTTCTTGGTTTCACTGATATCTGCAGCAACTCTCTCAGTAGGTTCCGGCACGGCAACTGCTGCTGCTGCTGAACAAGGCTCCAGCAGCTTTGCCCCCGATGACAAAACCCTCTCCACTCCTTTAGCAGCGATCGCTACGGCCAATGACGCTCCGCAGTCTTCACTCGCTTCGGCAGTTCGGGAACAACTAGATAGCGCCTCTAAGGTGACTGACGCCGCCGGTCAACTTCCCGTTGAGATTTCAGTGGCCAAGGGCGCTTTGCAGCAGGTGGCTGGCGAATTGCGGAAACTAGGCCTGTCCAAACTGGATCTTGTTGATGCCGGCGCGCTTTCAGCGATTCACACTTCGATTTCAGCACAGCAACTCAAGACAGTTGGCAAGCTTGACGGCGTCCGTCGGGTAGCGCCAGCTAATGCTGGTAAATCAACAGATGCTGGCGCCGTGACTTCACAAGGCGACGCCGTTATCAAGGGCCCGGAGGCGCGGAAAACAACAAAAGACAAGCCGACGTCGGCCGATGGCGCGGGCGTCTACGTTGGCGTTATCTCTGACTCCATCAACCGGAAGTCAGTTGAGGTAGCTGATCCAGACAATCCTGGCGCAACTAAAACGGTTTCTGGCATCGAAGCTGCCCAGGCTTCTGGAGATTTGCCGGCAACAGTCAACGTTCTCAATGATGGACCAGCAAATACCGTGGCTGAGCCAAATAACTCTTCTGATGAGGGCCAGGCGATGGCTCAGATCATCTACGATGAGGCCCCTGGAATCACTCAGTTCGCCTTTGCTTCCGCCTCAGAGGAAAGCAAGTCCGTCGCGATAAATCGCTTGGTTAACGCTGGTGTAAAGGTCATTGCGGATGACATCTACGACATCACCGATCCGGTTTACCAGGATGACCCAAGCGCGGTAGCTGCGGAGAATGCAGTCTCGCACGGGATTTCGTATGTGACCTCTGCCGGTAACCGTGGTGGCAATTCCGCATTCGAGACTCAGCCGGCCTTCGTTGCCGATAAGAGTAAGAAGGAAGCGAACCCCGCAAAACCGGTCAATCCGGCACTGGAAGATTTCGGCAATGGAGTGACCAATAAGAAAATCGCCACGATCGCCAACAAGGGCAGCGTCTATTACGACTTGCAGTGGAAGGAAGGCTGGGGAACCGCCAAGAGTGACCTAGGTCTTCGTCTAGTCAACTCGGCAGGCAAGCTTTTGACCGCGACCTCGCTCAGTGACGACGACGACGTGGCTTCTGGCATTCCGCAGGAAGGCGTTAGCTACAAAAACACCACCGGCAGAGCGGTTGATGTCTACGTTCAGATCACGCATAAGCGTGGAACTCCGGCACCGTCACTTTTGCGTTTGCGTTCGAATAAGGATTTCGTTGCTGGCTTTGGTAACGCAATCACCGTGAATGCCGGTGTTTCCTCGGCAAAGGGTGTTATCGCCGCAGCCGCGTCTGATTGGTCAACCCCTACGGTGCCGGAAGAGTGCAGCTCACGTGGTCCGGTAACGCATTACTTTGACCAGAATGGTGTTGCGTTGGCAACTCCGGCAGTGATCAATAAGCCGGATGTGATGGCGCCCGACGGCGTTGCCACCACGGTAGACGGATTCGATGCGTTCTCCGGTACGAGTGCTGCTGCACCAGCAACCGCGGGTGCAGCAGCACTCGCGCTGACCGCCTACCCGGCAGCTACCCCGGCTCAAATCAAGACCTGGATTACTTCGGGCAACGCAACAACGCCTGCCGCGCAGGGATATGGTGCGAATCGAGTAGGTTCCGGCCTCATCCAGGCTGACCTGCTGGTTGGGCTGGCTAAGGCACAGGCCGACGCCGTAGCCGCGAACGCAAAGAAGTAG